One genomic region from Rhodothermales bacterium encodes:
- a CDS encoding NfeD family protein, giving the protein MRTLLLSVLALLTVLSAQAQLAPFENAGDGDGPAYVVPIEGMIDNGLAVYLERALADAANGNASVVILHIDTFGGLVDAADAMRKAILNSPVPTVAFIDPNAASAGALISYAADRMVMVPGGSIGAATVVEGTGGEAAPDKYQSYMRGLMRSTAEANGRDPAIAEAMVDETLAIEGIVEEGKVLTLSTKEAVELGVADAELTSIEAVLAALGLEAAPIVYHELRRTEKIIRFFGSPVVQSLLMLMMLGGLYFELQTPGVGFPGLMAALGASMFFGPAYLNGLVESWEVVVFVVGVGLLLVEIFVIPGFGVAGISGLILIVLSLVVSLIANVGFSFPAGDAIANALLTLASTMLLFVGMVFGLGKVLPRSSRFNQLVLQPSLASSSGYTSSAVHADWVGRTGTTMTSLRPSGAVDLDGERIDVVTAGDYIEAGVEVRIVRVNGSRVEVRRV; this is encoded by the coding sequence ACGGACTAGCGGTCTACCTGGAACGGGCCCTGGCCGATGCCGCGAACGGCAACGCCTCGGTGGTCATCCTCCACATCGATACCTTCGGAGGACTGGTGGATGCGGCCGATGCCATGCGGAAGGCCATCCTGAACAGCCCGGTCCCGACCGTCGCCTTCATTGACCCGAATGCGGCCTCCGCCGGTGCATTGATTTCCTATGCGGCCGACCGGATGGTCATGGTGCCCGGAGGATCCATTGGCGCGGCCACCGTGGTGGAAGGCACGGGGGGAGAAGCGGCCCCCGACAAATACCAGAGCTACATGCGGGGACTCATGCGGTCCACCGCGGAAGCCAACGGACGCGATCCGGCGATTGCCGAGGCCATGGTGGACGAGACGCTCGCCATTGAGGGCATTGTGGAAGAAGGAAAGGTCCTCACCCTCTCAACGAAGGAAGCGGTCGAACTCGGGGTTGCGGACGCCGAATTGACCTCCATCGAGGCTGTGCTGGCCGCCCTGGGTCTGGAAGCAGCCCCCATCGTATACCATGAGCTCCGTCGGACGGAGAAGATCATCCGCTTCTTCGGATCGCCGGTTGTCCAGTCCCTGCTCATGCTCATGATGCTCGGCGGCCTCTACTTCGAGCTCCAGACCCCGGGCGTTGGCTTTCCCGGACTCATGGCCGCCCTCGGCGCATCCATGTTTTTCGGTCCGGCGTACCTAAATGGCCTGGTCGAGAGCTGGGAGGTGGTGGTCTTCGTGGTGGGCGTGGGACTGCTGCTGGTGGAAATCTTCGTCATCCCGGGATTCGGCGTGGCGGGCATCAGCGGGCTCATCCTCATTGTCCTGTCCCTGGTGGTTTCCCTCATTGCCAACGTCGGCTTCTCGTTCCCGGCCGGGGATGCCATTGCCAATGCCCTACTGACCCTCGCCTCCACCATGCTGCTGTTCGTGGGCATGGTCTTCGGACTCGGGAAAGTGCTCCCGCGATCCTCCCGGTTCAACCAACTCGTCCTCCAGCCATCGCTGGCCAGCAGCAGCGGATATACTTCATCGGCGGTGCATGCGGACTGGGTCGGTCGCACCGGCACCACGATGACCTCGCTCCGCCCGTCGGGGGCTGTCGATCTGGACGGTGAACGGATAGACGTGGTCACGGCTGGCGACTACATTGAAGCCGGCGTGGAAGTCCGCATTGTACGCGTAAACGGATCCCGCGTGGAAGTCCGGCGCGTCTGA
- a CDS encoding NfeD family protein, translating into MELLVPILLVLAGLGLIVVEVYLVPGVNVVGIVGALTLLFGVGYAFSEAGMAGGLLTAAGAGVAAGGTFYAMWKTGAWNAFILGTSLQTDKVLAEQTLATRTALVGRRGTTVSPLRPTGFADIDGERVEVVTEGHFVGTGIPVEIVAVDRRRVFVREAD; encoded by the coding sequence ATGGAATTGCTGGTCCCCATATTGCTTGTCCTGGCCGGACTCGGCCTCATCGTGGTGGAAGTCTATCTGGTGCCCGGTGTGAACGTGGTGGGCATTGTGGGCGCCCTGACCTTGCTGTTCGGTGTCGGATACGCCTTCTCCGAGGCCGGCATGGCCGGCGGCCTGCTGACGGCAGCCGGGGCCGGAGTGGCCGCAGGCGGCACCTTCTATGCCATGTGGAAAACCGGAGCCTGGAACGCCTTCATCCTGGGCACATCGCTTCAGACGGACAAGGTGCTCGCCGAGCAGACGTTGGCCACCCGTACCGCCCTTGTCGGTCGGCGGGGCACAACGGTTTCCCCGCTTCGACCGACGGGATTCGCCGACATCGACGGTGAGCGCGTGGAAGTCGTTACCGAGGGGCATTTCGTGGGCACCGGCATCCCGGTCGAGATCGTGGCCGTGGACCGCCGTCGCGTGTTCGTGCGGGAGGCCGACTGA